The Rhodobacter sp. 24-YEA-8 DNA segment ACCTGTTCTGGGAAATCATGGGGCCTGACCAGGTCGGCATCCCCGGCGCGCTGGAAAAAGCGCTGACCGAAAGCTTCGGCTCGGTCGCGAAATTCAAGGAAGATTTCGCCGCAGCCGGCGCCGGTCAGTTCGGCTCGGGCTGGGCCTGGCTGGTGAAAGACAAAGATGGCGCGCTCAAAGTCACCAAGACCGAGAATGGCGTCAACCCGCTGGTCTTTGGTCAGACCGCGCTTCTGGGCTGCGATGTGTGGGAGCATTCCTACTATATCGACTTCCGCAACAAGCGCCCGGCTTACCTGTCGAACTTCCTCGAAAAGCTGGTGAACTGGGAAGCGGTCGCCGCGAAACTCTGATCCGCCACTGACGGACAGCAAAAGGGCCCCGCCGCATCGCGCTGGCGGGGCTTCTTTTTTTGGCGCGGCTTTGCCTTGTGATCCTGCGCACCAGATCCTGGCCTTGCGCCGCCTGACCCGTGACACCCCGGCGCGTCGCGGATGTTCCGGACCTGTACGGAACGCATCTTCCCTTTCCCCCGGCCCGGGGTGAAGGTCGTGGCCAGAAAATGGTTAAGGGCAGGAGCCTGCGTCATGGGATGGAGAAAGACGGTGCCTGCGCTTTGCCTGGCGCTCGGTGCAGCGGGCGCGCTGCCAGAACCGGCAACGGCCCAGGACTGGTTCACGCGTGAGGCCTGTACCACGGGTGAGATCCGGATCTGGCGCGAGGTTCTCTCCGGGGCGGATGAGGCGCACTATTCCGCCATTGCCGGGGAAGTGCCGAACAGCCTGGGCCGGTTCTGGAAGATCACCGCGCCCGGCGGCCAGACCTCCTGGCTCTGGGGCACCTATCATGTCTCTGAGCGCCGCCTGCTTGCTTTGCCACAAGAGCTGCGCGAGGTGCTTGAAACTGCCGATGTGGTCGCGCTGGAGTTCAATCCGCAGCCTGACACCCGCGCTGATATCCGCCGCGCCAATGACCAGGCCTGGATGTTCATTAGCCCGGGAGCACCGCCGGATGACCGCGCGGATTTCCCGCCACAGATCCTGGACCATATCGCGCTGCGGCTTGAGACCTACGCCTGGGATCCTGGCTATATGTCGATGATGACCGATGCCGGTCTGTTCAGCCTGTTGCTGTCAGACCCCTGTTCGGATTTCACCCCATTCATGCCGGCCCAGGACTATTTCATCGCCCAGACCGGCTGGCTTGCGGGCGCGCGGATTACGGGGCTGCAAGAACCATGGGAGCTGGGCGCAGAGCTGACGGCGCCGGAGCGCGCGGCGGCGGCACGGGTGGCGCTGCTGCTTTACGGGCTTTATCTCGGTCCCGACTCCGCGCGCGCCGGGCTGCGGGAAACCGGCTTCGCGCTTTATCTCGAAGGGCGGATCGGGTTGATGGATGCCTGGTCGGATGCCTGGACCGGGCAGGTGCTGGGGGCTGCGCGCGGGCGTGAGGTTGTGGATCTTGCCGAAAGCTATCTGCTGGTCGAACGCAATGCGATCTGGATGGAAAAGATCCGGATGCTGGCCGATCAGGGCAATGCGGTGATTGCGGTCGGGGCCTCGCATCTGCCGGGAGATCTGGGGCTGGTGAGCATGATCCGCGATGCAGGTTACCAGGTGGAGCGAGTGGCGCTGCCGGGCGAGATGCCCTGAGCGCGGTCGCGGAGGCCCGGCTGTGGCCCGCCGGGGATGCCTCCGGCGGGGATTCCGGATCAGGGCAAATGGCTCAGGCCGTGAGGCGGGCCTGGAGCGCGGCAGTGAGCGCCTCTGTCAGCGCGGGCACATCGGGGACGGCGCTGAACTGGGTTTTCAGCGAGGCATCGGCGAACCCTTCGCGGATGATATGGTCGATCAGCGCGAGGAGCGGCTGCCAGTACCCATCGGTATCGAGCAGGAAGATCGGTTTCTTATGCAGCCCGATCTGCGCCCAGGTCAGCACTTCGAAAAATTCGTCGAGGCTGCCGGCGCCGCCCGGCAGCACCACAATCGCATCCGAATTCATGAACATGACCTTTTTGCGCTCATGCATATCTTCGGTGATCACAAAAGTGGTCAGATCGCGTTTGCCTTTTTCAAGCCCCAGCAGATGCACCGGAATCACGCCAAGCGTGGTGGCGCCGGCCCCCTGGGCGGCG contains these protein-coding regions:
- a CDS encoding superoxide dismutase: MTFHLPDLPYKYNALEPLGMSMETLEFHHDLHHKAYVDNGNKLIAGTEWEKKSLDEIVVGTYQAGAVAQNGIFNNASQHWNHNLFWEIMGPDQVGIPGALEKALTESFGSVAKFKEDFAAAGAGQFGSGWAWLVKDKDGALKVTKTENGVNPLVFGQTALLGCDVWEHSYYIDFRNKRPAYLSNFLEKLVNWEAVAAKL
- a CDS encoding TraB/GumN family protein — its product is MGWRKTVPALCLALGAAGALPEPATAQDWFTREACTTGEIRIWREVLSGADEAHYSAIAGEVPNSLGRFWKITAPGGQTSWLWGTYHVSERRLLALPQELREVLETADVVALEFNPQPDTRADIRRANDQAWMFISPGAPPDDRADFPPQILDHIALRLETYAWDPGYMSMMTDAGLFSLLLSDPCSDFTPFMPAQDYFIAQTGWLAGARITGLQEPWELGAELTAPERAAAARVALLLYGLYLGPDSARAGLRETGFALYLEGRIGLMDAWSDAWTGQVLGAARGREVVDLAESYLLVERNAIWMEKIRMLADQGNAVIAVGASHLPGDLGLVSMIRDAGYQVERVALPGEMP
- a CDS encoding TIGR00730 family Rossman fold protein produces the protein MQLPSICVFCGSRPGSNPAHVATAQSFGREIAAQKWRLVYGAGDVGLMGEVARAAQGAGATTLGVIPVHLLGLEKGKRDLTTFVITEDMHERKKVMFMNSDAIVVLPGGAGSLDEFFEVLTWAQIGLHKKPIFLLDTDGYWQPLLALIDHIIREGFADASLKTQFSAVPDVPALTEALTAALQARLTA